From Miscanthus floridulus cultivar M001 chromosome 15, ASM1932011v1, whole genome shotgun sequence, the proteins below share one genomic window:
- the LOC136508535 gene encoding glutaredoxin-C15-like yields the protein MAERVSRLSTEKAAVIFTTSQCPMCHTVTSLFSELGVCAAVHELDKDPRGREMERELARRLGHAPPVPAVFIGGRLVGSTDKIMSLHLAGKLVPMLKGAGAIWL from the coding sequence ATGGCGGAGAGGGTGTCCAGACTGTCGACGGAGAAGGCAGCGGTGATCTTCACGACGAGCCAGTGCCCGATGTGCCACACGGTGACGAGCCTCTTCTCCGAGCTGGGCGTGTGCGCGGCGGTGCACGAGCTCGACAAGGACCCGCGCGGCCGCGAGATGGAGCGGGAGCTCGCGCGCCGCCTCGGCCACGCGCCGCCCGTCCCCGCCGTCTTCATCGGCGGCAGGCTCGTCGGCTCCACCGACAAGATCATGTCGCTGCACCTCGCCGGCAAGCTCGTGCCCATGCTCAAGGGCGCCGGCGCCATATGGCTCTGA